A genomic segment from Aegilops tauschii subsp. strangulata cultivar AL8/78 chromosome 1, Aet v6.0, whole genome shotgun sequence encodes:
- the LOC109767266 gene encoding F-box protein At5g46170: MLPKARIHADPALDFELDLFDCLPDSLVLLILNKVEDVRSLGRCSAASKRLNGLVPHVHDVCVKIDRVVAVDGDGEDALNLTSPKPRNILSHFLKLMLFTIIKPFHNARGPNGAGRPLFPQLAHHSPAQVLRSFTHVRNLHIELPSGDVGTEDGVLLKWRAEYGSTLQNCVILGGTRVDRKPVGAEHEPSSEDNGSMPESFYTNGGLKLRVVWTISSLIAASTRHYLLRSIIKEHPTLVSLVLTDADGQGTLTMGAEQLKEFRENQLSASACSNRTQVPACNMKLKYAPYLELPGGIALQGATLVAIKPSTEGSNGGHVSRKETDAFISGAFDGPFKFAAKALMKRRTYLLEMNGF; encoded by the coding sequence ATGCTTCCCAAGGCCCGAATCCACGCGGACCCGGCGCTCGACTTcgagctcgacctcttcgactgCCTGCCGGACTCGCTCGTCCTTCTCATCCTCAACAAGGTGGAGGACGTGCGTTCCCTCGGCCGCTGCTCCGCCGCGTCCAAGCGGCTCAACGGGCTCGTGCCCCACGTCCACGACGTCTGCGTCAAGATCGACCGCGTCGTGGCggtcgacggcgacggcgaggacgcCCTCAACCTGACCTCGCCCAAGCCCCGGAACATCCTCTCCCACTTCCTCAAGCTGATGCTCTTCACGATCATCAAGCCCTTCCACAACGCGCGCGGCCCCAACGGCGCCGGCCGGCCGCTCTTCCCGCAGCTCGCGCACCACTCGCCGGCGCAGGTGCTCCGGAGCTTCACGCACGTGCGGAACCTCCACATCGAGCTCCCTTCCGGGGATGTCGGCACCGAGGACGGGGTGCTCCTGAAATGGCGGGCAGAGTACGGGAGCACGCTTCAGAACTGTGTGATCCTCGGGGGCACCAGGGTTGACCGCAAGCCTGTTGGCGCAGAGCATGAGCCGTCTTCGGAGGACAATGGGAGCATGCCGGAGTCTTTCTATACCAATGGCGGGCTCAAGCTCCGCGTCGTGTGGACGATCAGCTCCCTCATCGCGGCATCGACGAGGCATTATCTTCTCCGGTCGATCATCAAGGAGCACCCCACACTTGTGAGCTTGGTGCTGACTGATGCCGATGGCCAGGGCACGCTGACCATGGGAGCAGAGCAGCTGAAGGAGTTCAGAGAGAACCAACTGTCGGCCTCGGCATGCTCCAACAGAACCCAGGTCCCGGCCTGCAACATGAAGCTGAAATACGCGCCATATCTCGAGCTGCCCGGAGGAATTGCGCTGCAGGGTGCTACACTGGTTGCTATCAAGCCCTCCACCGAGGGAAGCAATGGCGGCCATGTCAGCCGCAAGGAAACGGACGCATTCATCTCTGGAGCATTTGATGGGCCATTCAAATTCGCCGCGAAGGCGCTGATGAAGAGGCGCACATACCTTCTGGAGATGAATGGCTTCTAG
- the LOC109767264 gene encoding uncharacterized protein, producing MGIEAKHDTLGIKNVLRSSIRIGYRCASEHRALFSLALLLYLLYRSSPGLFAFILSTSPVIICATLLLGILLSYGGTHLPETVEDRKTDTVCSAPKFGCFSRNIHFEAHQGFSVPAVNENKAGFKCWEFRNPSFGKERDEIVPLLKGSVDQGDERVYAHDRLAEVFTSVPSVVTLQQEVGLEEFMKTKHERESKDPFCSNDKSTEYVSLFEDADQKRVDEKEATSELCSFSENDRENGETVAKENKGRVVTDSQSDNVREASEDEPAKKQAGTCKWGRAFSVRQRKKLDGIKIEAINVDVSSQIDSSLVSPCARVGDHDVSSGFDSGKPESSSSDITMVDVAPMLDDIDPPLGNDDSFKLESSSCDITVADVAPMLDEIDPPLGNEFQSPGPIGNDDSGLSCQNNQDPQLDSGNNNKPDTSKDENDAKDGEKKKDDGGNQPEFLGTADEDKNAMDLGYSEVERSRRLEFMMAKRRSRKNIIFDLDGNDACQSADRFSRFRMQVQPISVSRRSPFDLASDPDEAAIPGSAPSIMHRRNNLFEPPSEQSDDSSVSAHDNLDSQEIMTGSRRDMVFKRHDTFNFGGQERHRSRFKPCFVLDAMDIQEESTGSFQRQFSDKSVSKLSAVSECDTLSSVADQEECSDLVKKDFQRWFSDKSVSRLSVVSESDTLSLVADQEECNDLVKKDFQRWFSDKSMSRLSVVSGSDTLSLVAGQEERSDFNKDFLWYFQRQFSDKSMSKVTVVSESDALSLVADQEERADFNKDFLWYFQRQFSDKSVSRQSVVTESDIISSVADQEDRSDHVKRDFLLGDTSPELPRQEGDVGNAGSECPDSVDFAGDETLNAAVASGMGSEPVCNAAT from the coding sequence ATGGGTATTGAGGCAAAGCATGATACACTAGGCATCAAGAATGTTTTGAGGTCCTCGATCAGAATAGGCTATAGATGTGCCTCTGAACACCGGGCTCTCTTCAGTCTAGCATTATTGCTTTACCTGCTGTACAGATCTTCACCGGGTCTCTTCGCTTTCATTCTCTCCACTTCCCCTGTAATTATATgcgccacccttcttcttggtaTACTGCTAAGTTACGGGGGCACACATCTTCCTGAGACTGTTGAAGACCGGAAGACTGACACAGTTTGTTCAGCTCCCAAGTTTGGATGCTTTTCCAGAAATATTCATTTTGAAGCACACCAGGGATTTTCTGTGCCTGCAGTTAATGAGAACAAAGCTGGCTTCAAATGTTGGGAATTCAGAAACCCAAGTTTTGGCAAGGAGAGGGATGAGATTGTTCCTCTTTTGAAGGGATCAGTTGATCAAGGAGATGAGAGAGTTTATGCACATGATAGACTCGCTGAGGTGTTCACTTCTGTTCCTTCTGTGGTGACACTGCAGCAAGAGGTTGGTTTGGAGGAATTCATGAAGACTAAACATGAGCGGGAGTCCAAAGATCCATTTTGCAGCAATGATAAGAGTACTGAGTATGTTAGCTTGTTTGAGGATGCTGATCAAAAAAGAGTTGATGAGAAGGAGGCGACATCTGAATTATGCTCTTTCAGTGAGAATGATAGGGAAAATGGTGAAACGGTGGCAAAGGAAAATAAAGGTAGAGTGGTAACAGATTCACAAAGTGATAATGTGAGAGAGGCTTCAGAAGATGAACCAGCTAAAAAACAGGCTGGTACTTGCAAATGGGGCCGTGCTTTTTCCGTCCGTCAGAGAAAGAAGCTTGATGGCATAAAGATTGAGGCTATCAATGTTGATGTAAGCAGCCAAATAGATTCTTCTCTAGTTTCACCATGTGCAAGAGTTGGCGACCATGATGTTTCGTCAGGTTTTGATTCTGGTAAGCCGGAGAGTTCCTCTTCTGATATCACTATGGTTGATGTTGCTCCAATGCTCGATGATATTGATCCTCCTCTAGGCAATGATGATTCTTTTAAGCTAGAGAGTTCCTCTTGTGATATCACTGTGGCTGATGTTGCTCCAATGCTTGATGAGATTGATCCTCCTTTAGGCAACGAATTCCAGAGCCCTGGTCCCATTGGCAATGATGATTCTGGCCTTTCATGTCAAAATAATCAGGATCCTCAACTGGATAGTGGTAATAACAACAAGCCTGATACTAGCAAAGATGAAAATGATGCCAAGGATGGAGAAAAGAAGAAGGATGATGGTGGGAACCAACCTGAATTTCTTGGGACAGCAGACGAAGATAAGAATGCCATGGATCTTGGGTACTCTGAGGTGGAAAGGAGTCGCAGGTTGGAGTTCATGATGGCTAAGAGAAGATCGAGGAAGAACATAATATTCGATCTTGATGGAAATGATGCTTGTCAGAGTGCAGATAGATTTTCACGTTTCCGCATGCAAGTTCAGCCTATTTCGGTATCAAGGAGAAGCCCTTTTGACCTTGCTTCTGATCCTGATGAGGCAGCCATTCCTGGCTCGGCTCCTTCAATCATGCATCGGCGAAATAACCTGTTTGAACCCCCTTCTGAACAATCAGATGATAGCAGTGTATCTGCACATGATAACTTGGACTCTCAAGAAATCATGACAGGTTCCCGCCGAGACATGGTCTTCAAGAGGCATGATACCTTCAACTTTGGCGGCCAAGAGAGACACCGTTCTCGATTTAAACCATGTTTCGTGCTGGATGCAATGGATATTCAGGAAGAAAGTACGGGCAGTTTCCAGAGGCAGTTCAGTGACAAGAGTGTGTCAAAACTAAGTGCTGTATCTGAGTGTGATACCCTTTCTTCGGTTGCTGATCAAGAGGAATGCAGCGACCTCGTCAAAAAGGATTTCCAGAGGTGGTTCAGTGACAAGAGCGTGTCGAGACTGAGCGTTGTTTCTGAATCTGACACCCTTTCTTTGGTCGCCGATCAAGAGGAATGCAACGACCTCGTCAAAAAGGATTTCCAGAGGTGGTTCAGTGACAAGAGCATGTCGAGGCTGAGCGTTGTTTCTGGATCTGACACCCTTTCTTTGGTCGCCGGTCAAGAGGAACGCAGCGACTTCAATAAGGATTTCCTCTGGTATTTCCAGAGGCAGTTCAGTGACAAGAGCATGTCGAAAGTGACCGTCGTTTCTGAATCCGATGCCCTTTCTTTGGTCGCCGATCAGGAGGAACGCGCCGACTTCAATAAGGATTTCCTTTGGTACTTCCAGAGGCAGTTCAGTGACAAGAGTGTGTCGAGGCAGAGCGTTGTTACTGAATCTGATATCATTTCGTCGGTCGCCGATCAAGAGGACCGCAGCGACCACGTCAAAAGGGATTTCCTTTTGGGAGACACATCGCCAGAGCTGCCAAGGCAGGAAGGTGATGTCGGAAATGCTGGAAGCGAATGCCCAGACTCGGTCGATTTTGCGGGTGATGAAACTCTGAATGCTGCTGTCGCCAGTGGGATGGGGTCTGAGCCAGTGTGCAATGCTGCAACATAG
- the LOC109767265 gene encoding vacuolar protein sorting 38: MSPPDPGAEKSVAWPDLRGSLEEVAALAAELAAAAEARAGLSRRLEAALEVRRESVRQGAALDEMRRRLDRRRAQADELAVARQRAAEGVERCKEQMQAQIERVLPLSRALAAAHRQVQDAKEGLSAERARLGDLQRLLRTRQQSMVAQVAALYPVRVFRDLPVAQNHHSRTNGECRTPSEENGALPHENGNGTHLLSVIKSPHVGPLTFFGWQIGKPKTKQPSYSHKELQRSAAVLGYAAHAVLLIASYLDIPLRYPLRFGGSRSYVGDRLPSAEASSMASTEHRSVDSADSKLTDYPLFLEYQDDSTKASYAIYLLQKDTEQLLNYIGAESSGRNAFGNLQELIRIIQSDEYLYI; this comes from the exons ATGAGCCCGCCGGATCCGGGCGCCGAGAAGTCGGTCGCGTGGCCGGACCTCCGGGGAAGCCTGGaggaggtcgccgccctcgccgcggagctcgcggccgcggcagaggcgcgcgCGGGCCTCTCGCGCCGTCTGGAGGCCGCGCTCGAG GTGAGGAGGGAGTCGGTGCGGCAGGGCGCGGCGCTGGACGAGATGAGGCGGCGGCTCGACCGGCGGCGGGCGCAAGCGGACGAGCTCGCCGTCGCCAGGCAGAGGGCCGCCGAGGGCGTCGAGCGCTGCAAGGAGCAGATGCAGGCGCAGATCGAGCGGGTGCTGCCGCTCTCCAGGGCCCTCGCCGCCGCGCACCGGCAAGTGCAG GATGCCAAGGAGGGATTATCCGCGGAGAGGGCGCGGCTTGGGGATCTGCAGAGGCTGCTCAGGACGAGGCAGCAGTCCATGGTAGCCCAGGTCGCCGCCCTGTACCCTGTCAGGGTCTTCCGTGACCTGCCGGTTGCACAAAACCACCATTCCCGTACCAATG GAGAGTGTCGAACACCTTCCGAAGAGAATGGGGCACTTCCGCACGAGAATGGAAATGGAACACATTTGCTCAGCGTTATCAAATCTCCACATGTTGGCCCCTTGACGTTTTTTGGTTGGCAAATTGGAAAGCCCAAGACAAAGCAGCCGAGTTACAGTCACAAGGAGCTTCAGAGGTCAGCAGCTGTGCTTGGATATGCCGCGCAT GCAGTCTTGCTTATTGCCTCATATCTTGACATTCCCCTCCGATATCCTTTGCGCTTTGGAGGATCACGATCTTATGTCGGTGATCGTTTGCCTTCAGCTGAAGCATCATCCATGGCTTCAACAGAACATCGAAGCGTCGACAGCGCTGACTCAAAACTAACAGATTATCCCCTTTTCTTGGAATATCAAGATGACTCAACAAAGGCATCCTACGCCATTTACCTGTTGCAAAAG GATACGGAGCAGCTCTTGAACTACATTGGAGCAGAGAGTTCTGGGAGGAATGCATTCGGTAATCTGCAGGAGCTTATTAGGATTATACAGTCAGATGAGTATCTGTACATATGA
- the LOC109767263 gene encoding transcription factor GAMYB isoform X1, which translates to MTRAKSESGREMPGPDQADLASRDDDSARESPRRRAGPQLKKGPWTPAEDAILEAYVKKHGVQNWNVVQKDTGLLRCGKSCRLRWANHLRPDLKKGTFTKEEENLIIKLHSKMGNKWARMAARLPGRTDNEIKNYWNTRIKKCQRTSTPIYPAEICLQASNEEQHESTDFSFSEKLANDLLHGNGLYDPSSTWGDFIDDQEALSYAPQLPDVSLSNLPGLYFESKNYGFMDQVNQAEILKESEISFPWLNAAINGTFDGSHAFSNGNFSTSRPMTGSWKMELPSFQFAGSDPNNWSTYSRTCAAQGANFGDPCMRSSAAMASAKFEHMCMIPGNSGQLEEPLPEAHAVSSAENQQLSVGSSSASTGSPCDAMVETSELHFLERDPNLYALVNSCSPASPLCQASPDELPCSDFSSAASPVFVSDEPTIPEYDKGFLLPHPEDSRADAFSHWNAMPPIFQ; encoded by the exons ATGACTCGGGCTAAGAGCGAGAGCGGCCGGGAGATGCCTGGTCCGGACCAGGCTGACTTGGCATCCCGCGATGATGATAGCGCGAGGGAGTCACCACGTAGGAGAGCTGGACCACAACTGAAGAAAGGCCCTTGGACACCGGCCGAGGATGCCATCTTGGAGGCGTATGTTAAGAAGCATGGTGTGCAGAACTGGAATGTGGTGCAGAAGGACACCGGGCTGTTAAGGTGCGGCAAGAGCTGCCGTCTCCGCTGGGCAAACCACCTGAGGCCCGACCTAAAGAAGGGCACTTTCACCAAAGAGGAGGAGAACCTAATCATTAAGCTCCACTCCAAAATGGGGAATAAGTGGGCTCGAATGGCTGCTCGT TTGCCAGGGCGCACTGATAATGAAATAAAAAACTACTGGAACACTCGAATAAAGAAATGCCAGCGCACCTCTACGCCTATATATCCTGCTGAAATATGCCTGCAGGCTTCAAATGAAGAGCAGCATGAGTCCACTGACTTCAGTTTTAGCGAGAAGCTGGCCAATGATCTCCTCCATGGAAATGGTTTATATGATCCCAGTTCCACGTGGGGCGATTTCATTGATGACCAAGAAGCTCTGTCTTATGCGCCCCAGCTTCCAGATGTTTCTTTGAGCAATTTACCTGGTCTGTACTTCGAGTCAAAAAACTATGGCTTCATGGATCAAGTAAACCAAGCAGAAATTCTGAAAGAATCTGAGATTTCATTTCCTTGGTTGAACGCGGCCATTAATG GTACCTTCGATGGCAGCCATGCCTTTTCAAATGGCAACTTCTCTACTTCTAGGCCCATGACTGGTTCCTGGAAGATGGAGCTCCCTTCATTCCAATTTGCTGGATCTGATCCAAACAACTGGTCCACATACTCAAGGACCTGTGCCGCGCAGGGTGCCAACTTTGGTGATCCCTGCATGCGCTCGTCAGCGGCAATGGCATCAGCTAAGTTTGAGCACATGTGCATGATACCAGGGAACAGCGGTCAGTTGGAAGAGCCGCTTCCAGAAGCTCATGCAGTAAGCTCTGCAGAGAACCAGCAGCTGTCCGTGGGGAGTTCGAGTGCCTCTACTGGCTCACCCTGCGATGCTATGGTGGAAACATCAGAGCTTCATTTCTTGGAACGAGATCCAAACCTGTACGCTCTTGTCAACAGCTGTTCGCCCGCCTCGCCTCTTTGCCAAGCATCGCCTGATGAGTTACCGTGCTCCGATTTTTCATCTG CAGCGAGCCCTGTGTTTGTATCAGATGAACCAACAATCCCCGAATACGACAAAGGATTTCTCTTGCCTCATCCTGAAGATTCCAGGGCAGACGCGTTCTCCCATTGGAACGCGATGCCACCCATCTTCCAGTGA
- the LOC109767263 gene encoding transcription factor GAMYB isoform X2: MTRAKSESGREMPGPDQADLASRDDDSARESPRRRAGPQLKKGPWTPAEDAILEAYVKKHGVQNWNVVQKDTGLLRCGKSCRLRWANHLRPDLKKGTFTKEEENLIIKLHSKMGNKWARMAARLPGRTDNEIKNYWNTRIKKCQRTSTPIYPAEICLQASNEEQHESTDFSFSEKLANDLLHGNGLYDPSSTWGDFIDDQEALSYAPQLPDVSLSNLPGLYFESKNYGFMDQVNQAEILKESEISFPWLNAAINGTFDGSHAFSNGNFSTSRPMTGSWKMELPSFQFAGSDPNNWSTYSRTCAAQGANFGDPCMRSSAAMASAKFEHMCMIPGNSGQLEEPLPEAHAVSSAENQQLSVGSSSASTGSPCDAMVETSELHFLERDPNLYALVNSCSPASPLCQASPDELPCSDFSSASPVFVSDEPTIPEYDKGFLLPHPEDSRADAFSHWNAMPPIFQ; the protein is encoded by the exons ATGACTCGGGCTAAGAGCGAGAGCGGCCGGGAGATGCCTGGTCCGGACCAGGCTGACTTGGCATCCCGCGATGATGATAGCGCGAGGGAGTCACCACGTAGGAGAGCTGGACCACAACTGAAGAAAGGCCCTTGGACACCGGCCGAGGATGCCATCTTGGAGGCGTATGTTAAGAAGCATGGTGTGCAGAACTGGAATGTGGTGCAGAAGGACACCGGGCTGTTAAGGTGCGGCAAGAGCTGCCGTCTCCGCTGGGCAAACCACCTGAGGCCCGACCTAAAGAAGGGCACTTTCACCAAAGAGGAGGAGAACCTAATCATTAAGCTCCACTCCAAAATGGGGAATAAGTGGGCTCGAATGGCTGCTCGT TTGCCAGGGCGCACTGATAATGAAATAAAAAACTACTGGAACACTCGAATAAAGAAATGCCAGCGCACCTCTACGCCTATATATCCTGCTGAAATATGCCTGCAGGCTTCAAATGAAGAGCAGCATGAGTCCACTGACTTCAGTTTTAGCGAGAAGCTGGCCAATGATCTCCTCCATGGAAATGGTTTATATGATCCCAGTTCCACGTGGGGCGATTTCATTGATGACCAAGAAGCTCTGTCTTATGCGCCCCAGCTTCCAGATGTTTCTTTGAGCAATTTACCTGGTCTGTACTTCGAGTCAAAAAACTATGGCTTCATGGATCAAGTAAACCAAGCAGAAATTCTGAAAGAATCTGAGATTTCATTTCCTTGGTTGAACGCGGCCATTAATG GTACCTTCGATGGCAGCCATGCCTTTTCAAATGGCAACTTCTCTACTTCTAGGCCCATGACTGGTTCCTGGAAGATGGAGCTCCCTTCATTCCAATTTGCTGGATCTGATCCAAACAACTGGTCCACATACTCAAGGACCTGTGCCGCGCAGGGTGCCAACTTTGGTGATCCCTGCATGCGCTCGTCAGCGGCAATGGCATCAGCTAAGTTTGAGCACATGTGCATGATACCAGGGAACAGCGGTCAGTTGGAAGAGCCGCTTCCAGAAGCTCATGCAGTAAGCTCTGCAGAGAACCAGCAGCTGTCCGTGGGGAGTTCGAGTGCCTCTACTGGCTCACCCTGCGATGCTATGGTGGAAACATCAGAGCTTCATTTCTTGGAACGAGATCCAAACCTGTACGCTCTTGTCAACAGCTGTTCGCCCGCCTCGCCTCTTTGCCAAGCATCGCCTGATGAGTTACCGTGCTCCGATTTTTCATCTG CGAGCCCTGTGTTTGTATCAGATGAACCAACAATCCCCGAATACGACAAAGGATTTCTCTTGCCTCATCCTGAAGATTCCAGGGCAGACGCGTTCTCCCATTGGAACGCGATGCCACCCATCTTCCAGTGA